From the genome of Bacillota bacterium:
GGAGCTTGTCCTCATCGGCCCGCCAATGGAAGGCACATGCGAAAACGTGGCAGGCTGCGAGTCGCAGAACAGGCCCCAGGGCCAGAGCCAAGGCCAGAGCCAGGGCCAGGCCGAGCCCGCACCCCGGCTTTGGTGCAGACCCGCGTCTCGGTGCCGGTCATACGCACGGTCCCGATTCATATGTGAGCTCCCCTCTGATATCCTCAAGTTGATTGACGCTGCCGCTGACACGGGCAAAGCCGCGAGGCGGAAGAGCATCCCGCTGCAGCACAGGTTGTTCTAGACGCGTGCTTCAAGCGCGGTCCGGAACTCCCGCGACCCTGCCGGTCGCGCCTGCCCGTCGCAGGCTCAGATTGCAACGTTGCGCCTGGCGGCCGTATCGATTCGCTCGTGAGTCGCTCCTGGGCGCGACGCGGGCGGCTTTGGAGCGCGCTTCCGGGCTCGGGTCCCCCGCGCACTCGTCTGCTTGACACCTGTGGCGTTGACTAGTAGTATGATACTGCGAACATCGTATATTACGACTATGGGAGTGTTTGGGCATGCCTACGCAACCTGATCTCGAGCAATACACCGAACGACTGAACGAGCTGATCCTAACGATCGGCCAGCGCCTGCTGCTCTTCTTCGCCTCGAAAAGCTCCGACTTCACCCTGAGGGAGATGTTCGTCCTCGAGGTGCTCGGCAGCCGCGAGTCGCCCGCCACCATGTCCGAGCTTGCGTCCGCGCTGGCAGTGCCGCTCACTACGATGAGCAGCATAGTGAACCGCATGGTCCACAAGGGCTACCTGGAACGGTACAGGACCGAGGAGGACAGGCGAATCGTCCTCGTCCGCCTGTCGGCAGCGGGTCGCGCAGTGTTCGACCAGCACAGGCGGGATTACATCCGCTCCGTCAGCGAGGTCCTGGGGACGCTCAGCAGCGAGGACCAGCACAAGCTCCTCGGCCTCATCGGCGACGTGCTGACTGCTATGTCAGGCAGGCCGGGCGGCGGCGTGCGCTCGTGATGTTCGGGCGGCGGGCGGCCATGATGCCCCTCTCTGTAGGACAAGGGGAAGGAGCAGCCGGAAGGCAGGAAGAGGGGCGAGATAAGACGGCAAGGGCTCCAAGGAGGAAGATGGATGAACGCGGGAGCGAGAGTGAGAGCGACAGCGAGAGCGAGAGCGAGAGCCGGACCGCGAGCAGGAGTGGAGGTCCGAGTTCGAGTTCGACGAGTCCAACCAGTCCGGGCGGGAGGGGCAGAGCTATGATAGCTATAACTGGGGCCACAGGCCACATCGGGAACGTCCTGGTCCGGAAGCTCCTCGAAAGGGGCGACGAGGTGAGGGCTCTCATCCCGCCGTTCGAGGATACGACACCCCTTCGCGGGCTGGAAGTGGAACAGGTCGAGGGCGACGTGCTCGACCTCGATTCACTGCGGCGGGCTTTCGAAGGGTGCGATACGGTGTTTCATCTCGCCGGGGTGATCTCCATCGCGTCCGGCAAGTCCGACCTGCTCAACAGGGTAAACGTGGACGGCACGAGGAACGCTGTCGAGGCGTGCTTGGGGGTCGGCGTAAGGCGACTTGTCTACACGAGCTCCATCCATGCGATAGTCGAGCCGCCCCGCGGGACGGTCATAGACGAGACCTGCGGCTTCAACCCCGACGTGATGCGCTGGGATTACGACAGGTCCAAGGCTAGGGCGACGCTAGAGGTGCTCAAGGCGGGCGCGAGGGGCCTCGACGCGGTGGTCGTGTGTCCGACCGGAGTAACAGGGCCGTACGATTTCAGGGTGTCTGAGGTGGGCCAGCTCATCGTGGACTACGCAAGGCGAAAGATGAAGGCGTACATGGACGGCGCCTACGACTTCGTGGACGTGCGCGACGTCGCCGCGGGCCACATCCTCGCGGCCGAGAAGGGGAGGCCGGGCGAGGCCTACATCCTATCGGGGGAGCGGATAACCGTGTCAGGCCTCATGAGCCTCCTCGAAGAGGTGACAGGCGTGCCTCGGCCGCGGCTCAAGCTGCCGAACTGGCTGGTGGACCTGGCCGGCGCGCTCGCCCCCCTTTACTCGATCGTCACTCGCAGCAGGCCGCTCGTAACCACGTACTCGCTGCATGTGCTGCGTGGGAACTCCGTCGTGAGCAGCGCGAAAGCCCGGAGCGAACTGGGCTACACGTCCCGCCCACTGCGCGAGTCCATTGAAGACGCTTTCAGATGGCTCAGGGACAACCACAAGCTGTGATTGGTAATGAATTGGCAGATCGTCCGTTTGTTCTTGACATGCACGGGCCCTTGTGAACCGTTGACTAGAGTAGAGCCGCTTTGATAGAGTGTACTTGTCAGGACGACATCTTTGGCAGGACGGCGGGTGAGGCGTGGATGGTCGCGGATATGGCCGCAAAGGAGTTTATTGCATCAGTGACGAGGGTTCTAGTGGCTAGGGCGCGGCCGGAGAGGGTGTACCTAATCGGTTCGTTCGCCCGCGGCCAGGAGGATTGCGACAGCGACATTGACCTCTTGGTTGTCAAGGACACTACTCTTGCCTACGAGGCCTCAGAGAGGGGATCCTCCTCGTCCCCCATGTCCCGGCAACTATCGTCTGCTTCCATTGTCAGCAGTGCGCGGAAGTGTCCGGTTCGAGACGTCGGACGCAACACATGCGGGAGGATGCATGATGTGCGTCACTCATGAGGCTCATCCCTGCTTGGCATCACGCATCAAGAGAGTAATGGTGACCTACGTCATCCTTCCCGCATCATGCAGTCCCCCTATCACAGGTCCATCATGAGGTGTTCTGCAC
Proteins encoded in this window:
- a CDS encoding MarR family transcriptional regulator; the protein is MPTQPDLEQYTERLNELILTIGQRLLLFFASKSSDFTLREMFVLEVLGSRESPATMSELASALAVPLTTMSSIVNRMVHKGYLERYRTEEDRRIVLVRLSAAGRAVFDQHRRDYIRSVSEVLGTLSSEDQHKLLGLIGDVLTAMSGRPGGGVRS
- a CDS encoding SDR family oxidoreductase — its product is MIAITGATGHIGNVLVRKLLERGDEVRALIPPFEDTTPLRGLEVEQVEGDVLDLDSLRRAFEGCDTVFHLAGVISIASGKSDLLNRVNVDGTRNAVEACLGVGVRRLVYTSSIHAIVEPPRGTVIDETCGFNPDVMRWDYDRSKARATLEVLKAGARGLDAVVVCPTGVTGPYDFRVSEVGQLIVDYARRKMKAYMDGAYDFVDVRDVAAGHILAAEKGRPGEAYILSGERITVSGLMSLLEEVTGVPRPRLKLPNWLVDLAGALAPLYSIVTRSRPLVTTYSLHVLRGNSVVSSAKARSELGYTSRPLRESIEDAFRWLRDNHKL
- a CDS encoding nucleotidyltransferase domain-containing protein, whose protein sequence is MIECTCQDDIFGRTAGEAWMVADMAAKEFIASVTRVLVARARPERVYLIGSFARGQEDCDSDIDLLVVKDTTLAYEASERGSSSSPMSRQLSSASIVSSARKCPVRDVGRNTCGRMHDVRHS